In the genome of Nonlabens sp. MB-3u-79, one region contains:
- a CDS encoding metallophosphoesterase has translation MIKRLTKQNNILLLLTAIILTGCASFKAQYKEKVQQSFPADLEIEKSFYLIGDAGISPIGGKSDGLLALENYLKSQTTDKDHLIFLGDNIYPIGMPKKESEFRPIAENHLDAQIEVAKSFQGTTVFIPGNHDWYNEGLKNVEREKKYIEKELDNKNIWEPKEGCPIKSIDISKQIQLIIIDSQWYLAQWDKHPTINDDCEQIKTRDQFFLEIEGEFKKNQDKTIVFALHHPLFTNGVHGGQYAAIKHLYPSQSAIPIPVLGSLATQIRTSGGVSAQDKQNKRYQEMSDRIATLARASAAPRIIFASGHEHTLQYIVNEGIRQIVSGSGSKQSYATLSNDGLFSYGGKGFARLDVMKDGCSWVRYYGFEDGKEKLLFTYKAIETPEEFDLETLPDAFPAFAKASIYQSERIEKSALYTSVWGTKYRNLYGTEINAKVAVLDSIKGGLRVERAGGGHQTRSLRLVDKNGKEYNLRALKKSAVQFLQTTVFKENTVAASFEDTAAEDLLFDFYTAAHPYAALTLPKLSDAIGVYHTNPEVYYVPKQKALGNYNKDYGDELYLLVERPEEHHNDLESFGKPDDIESTADMFEKTREDEKYKIDQEAFVRARMLDMLLGDWDRHQDQWRWAQFKKEDGSSLFKPIPRDRDQVYSNFDGALFATLRTMIGLTKQFATYDAALDNVKWFNTAATYLDRTLAQEADRDMWISQAQFIKDHLSDEVIEAAFKELPAEIYPDTTTQKIIKNMKIRRSNLVQIAERYYDYLSDLAIITGTDKDDYVVIDRVADGKTRVTIYRNKEGKKADVVVDRLFLKEDTKEIWVYALDDDDVIEAIGTGKNRIKVRIIGGQNNDIYDLENGNSISIYDHQSKENTFKNKGGARVRLSDSYNSNFYNPKKSITNSNILTPALGFNPDDGFKIGIQNTFTVNGFNRNPNTRVHQIKAGYYFATQGYDINYNGTFAGVFNGMNFTVKGRFSGPTFAENFFGFGNETINNDEDLGFDFNRVRLSELSTGVGVSYTGEYGSNLQGGIEVQSFQVEEDNGRFLETQFADPTTDPEFFERKWFVDLNAGYNYESYDNSLNPTRGMIFDLTAGINADKDDLGNTFGYIKPKLGFYNALNRSRTLVLKTMTQATVNIGNSYQFYQSAQLGQNNGLRGYRTQRFSGGSALALTSDVRYSFKEFKTGVVPLQMGVFAGVDVGRVWIDDEDSNKWHNNFGGGFWVNSSEAIGATVNLFKGEEGLRFSFQLGFSF, from the coding sequence ATGATTAAAAGACTTACAAAGCAAAATAACATTCTTTTATTACTTACAGCAATAATTCTTACCGGATGTGCCAGTTTTAAGGCACAGTATAAAGAAAAGGTGCAGCAAAGCTTTCCTGCCGACCTAGAAATTGAAAAATCTTTTTACTTGATAGGTGATGCAGGGATATCTCCCATAGGAGGTAAAAGCGATGGGTTACTTGCTCTGGAAAACTACTTAAAGTCGCAAACTACAGATAAAGACCACCTTATTTTTTTAGGAGATAATATCTATCCTATTGGAATGCCAAAAAAGGAATCGGAATTCAGGCCTATTGCAGAAAATCATCTGGACGCACAAATTGAGGTGGCCAAATCATTCCAAGGAACTACTGTTTTTATTCCAGGGAATCACGATTGGTATAATGAAGGGCTTAAAAATGTAGAACGAGAAAAAAAATACATTGAAAAAGAACTGGATAATAAAAACATCTGGGAACCTAAAGAGGGCTGTCCTATAAAAAGTATTGATATCAGCAAGCAAATTCAATTAATCATTATAGACAGTCAGTGGTACTTAGCCCAATGGGATAAGCACCCGACTATTAATGACGATTGCGAGCAGATCAAAACTAGAGATCAATTTTTCTTAGAAATAGAAGGAGAATTTAAGAAAAATCAAGATAAAACCATCGTTTTTGCCCTTCACCATCCATTGTTTACCAATGGTGTTCACGGTGGGCAGTATGCGGCGATCAAGCACTTATATCCGTCGCAATCGGCGATTCCAATTCCTGTTTTAGGGTCTTTAGCGACTCAAATAAGAACTAGTGGTGGGGTGAGTGCTCAAGATAAACAGAACAAGCGTTACCAAGAAATGTCAGATAGAATCGCTACTCTTGCTCGCGCATCTGCAGCACCTAGAATCATTTTTGCCAGTGGTCACGAGCACACCTTGCAGTATATTGTTAATGAAGGCATACGTCAGATTGTTTCCGGTTCGGGATCTAAACAAAGTTATGCTACATTGAGTAACGACGGTTTGTTTTCCTATGGAGGTAAAGGTTTTGCTCGATTAGACGTGATGAAAGACGGCTGCAGTTGGGTGCGTTATTACGGCTTTGAAGATGGAAAGGAAAAATTATTGTTTACCTATAAAGCTATAGAAACTCCTGAAGAATTTGATTTGGAGACCTTGCCTGATGCATTTCCCGCTTTCGCGAAAGCGAGCATATACCAATCAGAAAGAATAGAGAAAAGCGCCTTGTATACATCCGTTTGGGGGACCAAATACAGAAATCTTTATGGGACAGAAATCAATGCCAAAGTAGCGGTATTAGACTCTATAAAAGGTGGCTTACGAGTAGAACGAGCTGGTGGTGGTCACCAAACACGTTCTTTAAGATTAGTAGATAAAAACGGCAAAGAGTACAATTTACGAGCTTTAAAGAAAAGTGCCGTACAATTTTTACAAACTACGGTATTTAAAGAAAATACTGTTGCGGCTTCCTTTGAAGATACTGCTGCCGAAGATTTATTATTTGACTTTTATACCGCAGCGCATCCATATGCAGCGCTTACTTTACCTAAATTAAGTGATGCTATAGGTGTTTATCATACCAATCCAGAAGTTTATTATGTACCTAAACAGAAGGCGTTAGGAAACTATAACAAGGATTATGGAGACGAATTGTACCTATTGGTAGAACGTCCTGAAGAACATCATAATGATTTAGAAAGCTTTGGAAAACCAGATGATATAGAAAGCACTGCCGATATGTTTGAGAAAACACGCGAGGATGAAAAATATAAGATTGATCAAGAAGCCTTTGTTCGAGCGCGTATGTTGGATATGTTATTAGGAGATTGGGACCGTCACCAAGATCAATGGAGGTGGGCACAGTTTAAAAAAGAAGATGGGAGCAGCCTTTTTAAGCCTATACCTAGAGATAGAGATCAAGTCTATTCTAATTTTGACGGAGCTTTGTTTGCCACCTTGAGAACCATGATAGGTTTAACCAAGCAATTTGCTACTTACGATGCAGCGTTGGATAATGTAAAATGGTTCAATACTGCAGCAACCTATTTAGACCGCACGCTTGCTCAAGAAGCAGATAGAGATATGTGGATCTCGCAAGCTCAATTCATAAAAGATCATTTATCTGATGAAGTTATTGAGGCGGCATTTAAAGAATTACCTGCCGAAATATATCCAGATACCACCACCCAAAAGATCATTAAGAACATGAAAATACGTCGTTCTAATCTGGTTCAAATTGCCGAACGTTATTACGATTACCTCTCTGATCTCGCCATAATAACTGGAACTGATAAAGACGATTATGTAGTCATAGATCGGGTGGCAGATGGAAAAACTCGAGTAACAATTTATAGAAATAAAGAGGGTAAAAAAGCAGATGTAGTAGTGGATCGATTGTTTCTGAAAGAAGATACTAAAGAAATATGGGTATATGCGCTAGATGATGATGATGTTATAGAAGCGATTGGAACAGGTAAAAACCGTATTAAAGTCAGAATCATAGGGGGGCAGAATAATGATATTTATGATCTTGAAAATGGAAACTCCATTTCTATTTACGATCATCAATCAAAAGAAAATACCTTTAAAAATAAAGGTGGGGCTCGAGTGCGTTTATCAGACAGCTACAACAGTAACTTTTACAATCCTAAAAAAAGCATTACCAATTCAAATATACTGACACCTGCCTTAGGTTTTAATCCAGATGACGGCTTTAAGATAGGCATCCAAAATACCTTTACTGTGAATGGATTTAACCGCAATCCAAATACGAGGGTACATCAAATTAAAGCAGGTTATTACTTTGCTACACAAGGATATGACATCAACTATAATGGAACTTTTGCCGGGGTCTTTAACGGGATGAATTTCACTGTTAAAGGAAGGTTTTCTGGACCTACGTTTGCAGAGAATTTCTTCGGCTTCGGTAATGAAACGATCAATAATGACGAGGATTTGGGTTTTGACTTCAATCGAGTACGATTGAGTGAGCTTTCTACTGGAGTAGGTGTTAGTTACACAGGAGAATACGGTTCTAACCTACAAGGAGGTATCGAGGTACAGAGTTTTCAAGTAGAAGAAGACAATGGAAGGTTTCTCGAAACCCAATTTGCAGACCCTACTACTGATCCTGAGTTTTTTGAACGCAAATGGTTTGTCGACTTGAACGCCGGCTATAATTATGAGAGTTATGACAATTCATTAAACCCCACCAGAGGTATGATCTTTGATTTGACCGCAGGTATTAATGCTGATAAAGATGACTTGGGAAATACCTTTGGATATATAAAACCAAAATTAGGGTTTTATAATGCTTTGAATCGCAGTAGAACTTTAGTCTTGAAAACAATGACTCAAGCTACGGTAAACATAGGAAATAGCTATCAGTTTTATCAAAGTGCGCAACTCGGTCAGAATAATGGTTTGAGAGGTTACCGCACACAACGTTTCTCTGGTGGAAGTGCTCTTGCTCTCACTTCAGATGTGCGCTATAGTTTTAAGGAGTTTAAAACTGGTGTGGTACCCTTACAAATGGGGGTGTTTGCCGGAGTAGATGTGGGACGTGTGTGGATAGATGATGAAGACAGTAATAAATGGCATAATAATTTTGGAGGAGGCTTTTGGGTCAACAGTTCTGAGGCTATAGGCGCGACGGTTAATCTCTTTAAAGGAGAAGAAGGCCTAAGGTTTAGTTTTCAACTCGGATTCAGTTTCTAA
- a CDS encoding Pycsar system effector family protein gives MSDILKITDNFVLNLLKNQLEDKYVYHNYTHTKRVVKSTQELIDNSEISVKEQNALLLAAWLHDTGYIHGAENHEEESAKIAELFLTEQKEEQEQIDLVKKLILATKFDDVPKCPLEEMIRDADASHFAKDYYQETSELLKQEMKLRGCEYSNKEWRKENIKVFTEKHRYYTAYAIKNWNTSKNNNLLKLIKAKKKKKKKFDREKVKVDLKNQSPERAIQTLFRTTLRNHIKLSDIADTKANILLSVNAIIISLALANLIPKLEQVSNRHLLWPTLILVLFSVASIVLSIMSTRPNITSGEFTDEQVQNRDVNLLFFGNFHKVPFQRYQKALMSLIDDKEEIYESLIKDLWSLGVVLNRKYTLLRWTYTIFMIGIIGSVLAFIIAFSTIDYASIT, from the coding sequence ATGAGTGATATTTTAAAAATTACTGACAATTTTGTATTGAATTTGTTAAAAAACCAACTCGAAGATAAGTATGTATATCACAATTATACACATACCAAACGGGTTGTTAAAAGTACACAGGAATTAATCGACAATTCTGAAATCAGTGTTAAAGAGCAAAATGCATTGCTTTTAGCAGCGTGGCTGCACGATACAGGTTATATTCATGGTGCTGAAAATCATGAAGAAGAAAGTGCTAAGATTGCCGAATTGTTTTTAACAGAACAAAAAGAGGAGCAAGAACAAATTGATTTGGTAAAAAAACTCATTCTCGCTACAAAGTTTGATGACGTTCCCAAATGCCCACTAGAAGAAATGATTAGAGACGCAGATGCTTCTCACTTTGCAAAAGATTATTATCAAGAAACTAGCGAATTGCTCAAACAAGAGATGAAATTGAGGGGTTGTGAATACAGCAACAAAGAATGGCGTAAGGAAAACATCAAAGTCTTCACAGAGAAGCACCGTTACTATACCGCTTATGCTATAAAAAACTGGAATACTTCAAAAAACAATAACTTACTAAAGCTTATCAAAGCAAAAAAGAAAAAGAAAAAGAAGTTTGATAGAGAAAAGGTAAAAGTTGATCTTAAAAATCAAAGTCCAGAAAGAGCGATTCAGACTCTTTTTAGAACAACCCTGCGCAATCACATCAAGTTAAGTGACATTGCAGACACCAAAGCCAACATATTGTTATCTGTAAACGCGATCATTATCTCTCTTGCCTTAGCAAATTTAATTCCTAAGTTAGAACAAGTAAGCAACAGGCATTTGCTTTGGCCTACCTTGATCTTAGTGTTGTTTTCTGTAGCAAGTATAGTTCTGTCTATCATGTCCACAAGACCTAATATAACTAGTGGTGAGTTTACAGATGAACAAGTTCAAAATAGAGACGTGAATTTATTGTTCTTTGGCAACTTTCATAAAGTACCTTTTCAGAGGTATCAAAAAGCACTGATGAGCTTGATCGACGATAAAGAAGAAATTTATGAATCGTTGATAAAAGACCTTTGGTCCTTAGGTGTGGTGTTAAATAGAAAATACACTTTATTACGTTGGACCTACACTATATTTATGATAGGAATCATCGGTTCTGTCTTGGCCTTTATCATAGCCTTTAGCACTATCGATTATGCGAGTATTACTTAG
- a CDS encoding GAF domain-containing protein, with protein MGNNSSRDHMIVNLTFKKVVDQYVARLEKEDSNFKKLYISSVLRYVDDHEELIHGIKEDEISLHKESISVLLSDLFPAALTLNEIKAATVPFSNILFNKTERLNNLLKDAGEDFYLDIMAFESFDIFRMSCGIILNKYYHKSIDLSRPILVNIPDSKGSERTYRVTYNADFIDIELNSAAYKLSQEDIKKLLRAPDDEQLWKSYFLNESYTYNGFIIVTFTDVTMDAAISDLKTLLLDSAQSTKDQTDKIKIIFRKIFNLDNLRVGFTSFDQYERNFESMIYSDSESFLLGSNVEQKCDTALCADSYQHLIKDFEPLVITDVADYASKIKNTYLTDNLLKNDIHSAIFYPITKSKKLIGVLEIVSKKKFALNSFNVLKIESVAGYIKAALVRTVQEYENSIKALIQTECTSIHSSVQWKFEREARRILKARSRNSKNEPFKDVGFKDVYPLYGQIDIVGSSDARNQAIKQDLINQMDQIGEIFASAKQYEQLPIYDQISYRVSEYRKKLEEGSIDANSERDIIKLLKDEINPVIKHLVKLSPKIAGLVEEYQSQIDETSGVIYQIRNAYDNTVQAINESLSNCIDRKQMEAQEIFPHFFERFKTDGVEHNIYLGSSISAEQEFNVVYLYNLRLWQLQTMIAMENQFYSIQDNLPSVIDAASMILVFDNTLSISYRIDEKRFDVDGTYNARYEVIKKRIDKANIKGTEERITQKGKIAIIYTNKETEREYMRYINFLQYNNLLGNQVEHLELEDVQGVVGLKALRVNVLYDIDLARGTLTYDDLVKELHLQR; from the coding sequence ATGGGAAATAATAGCAGTCGTGATCATATGATAGTCAACCTTACTTTTAAAAAAGTGGTGGATCAATACGTGGCAAGGCTAGAGAAAGAAGATAGTAATTTTAAGAAACTATACATTTCTTCTGTATTGAGATATGTAGATGATCATGAGGAGCTTATCCACGGTATTAAAGAGGATGAAATCTCTTTGCATAAAGAATCTATAAGCGTTTTATTATCAGATCTTTTTCCCGCAGCGCTAACGCTTAATGAAATAAAGGCTGCAACGGTACCCTTCTCTAATATTTTATTCAATAAAACAGAGCGTCTTAACAACCTGCTAAAAGATGCAGGAGAAGATTTTTATCTGGATATTATGGCATTCGAGTCTTTTGATATCTTTAGGATGTCTTGTGGGATCATTTTAAATAAATACTATCATAAATCTATAGATCTAAGCAGGCCTATTCTTGTAAACATTCCTGATAGCAAGGGTTCTGAAAGAACCTACCGAGTGACTTATAATGCAGATTTCATAGATATAGAGTTGAATAGTGCAGCCTATAAATTATCTCAAGAAGATATTAAAAAGCTCTTACGAGCTCCTGATGACGAGCAGTTATGGAAAAGCTATTTTCTAAATGAAAGTTATACTTACAATGGCTTTATTATTGTAACCTTCACGGACGTTACTATGGATGCTGCGATTTCAGATTTAAAAACCTTATTACTGGACAGTGCTCAATCCACAAAAGACCAAACTGATAAAATCAAAATAATTTTTAGAAAGATTTTTAATCTTGATAATCTAAGAGTAGGGTTTACTTCTTTTGATCAATATGAAAGAAATTTTGAATCCATGATTTATAGTGATTCAGAAAGTTTTTTGTTAGGAAGTAATGTGGAACAAAAATGTGACACTGCCCTGTGTGCTGATAGTTACCAACATTTAATTAAGGACTTTGAGCCATTGGTAATTACTGATGTAGCAGATTATGCATCAAAAATTAAAAACACATACCTCACTGATAATCTTTTAAAAAACGATATTCACAGTGCTATTTTTTATCCGATCACAAAATCTAAAAAATTAATTGGGGTGCTTGAAATTGTCAGCAAGAAAAAATTTGCGCTTAACAGTTTTAATGTATTAAAAATTGAAAGTGTTGCAGGTTACATTAAAGCAGCATTGGTAAGAACGGTGCAAGAATACGAGAACAGTATAAAAGCCTTAATACAGACCGAATGTACCTCTATTCATTCCAGTGTTCAATGGAAATTTGAACGAGAAGCACGACGTATTTTAAAAGCGAGGTCTCGAAATTCTAAAAATGAACCATTTAAAGATGTTGGGTTTAAGGATGTTTATCCTTTGTACGGTCAAATTGATATTGTAGGGAGTAGTGATGCTCGTAATCAGGCCATCAAACAAGATTTGATCAATCAAATGGATCAAATAGGGGAAATATTTGCTTCCGCAAAACAATACGAACAATTACCTATTTACGATCAGATTTCTTATCGTGTTTCTGAGTATAGAAAAAAACTAGAAGAGGGTAGTATCGATGCAAATTCAGAACGGGATATTATTAAGTTATTAAAGGATGAGATCAACCCTGTGATAAAACATTTGGTGAAGCTTTCTCCCAAAATAGCTGGATTAGTTGAGGAGTATCAATCGCAAATCGATGAAACTAGCGGTGTGATTTATCAAATTAGAAATGCTTACGATAATACGGTCCAAGCTATCAATGAATCTCTGTCCAATTGTATCGATAGAAAACAAATGGAAGCGCAAGAAATTTTCCCGCATTTCTTTGAACGATTTAAAACAGATGGAGTAGAACATAATATATATTTAGGAAGCAGTATCTCGGCAGAGCAGGAATTTAATGTAGTCTATCTTTACAATTTAAGATTGTGGCAATTGCAAACCATGATTGCGATGGAAAACCAATTTTATTCTATTCAAGATAACTTGCCTTCTGTCATTGATGCAGCTAGTATGATTCTTGTTTTTGACAACACCTTAAGTATCAGTTATCGTATCGATGAAAAACGATTTGACGTAGACGGTACTTATAACGCTCGTTATGAGGTGATTAAAAAAAGGATTGATAAGGCTAATATCAAGGGTACTGAAGAACGCATTACCCAAAAAGGTAAAATTGCTATCATTTACACCAATAAAGAAACCGAACGGGAATACATGAGATACATCAACTTCCTTCAGTACAACAACCTGTTGGGAAATCAAGTGGAACACCTAGAATTAGAAGATGTGCAAGGGGTGGTAGGTCTTAAAGCGCTACGAGTTAATGTGTTGTATGATATAGACCTAGCAAGAGGGACCTTGACTTATGATGACTTGGTTAAGGAACTGCATTTGCAGCGCTAA
- a CDS encoding TlpA disulfide reductase family protein, with amino-acid sequence MKYLIVFLTFIAVNQCNEKSKETHFIDGDAPGVTNGMRVYLNDLDENGRTIVIDTSIVMEEKFFFDKKEELNNEEIRFLTLDGSQGNFILLIENDPLKVRIKKDSLFDSDVVGSKSNEDLKIFKKRQSTYATNSRKYRDERAAAVRSGDQAFATTITNQWSTAEKDFKAYAIQMVTSHRSSVIAPMILGELLNSKMLDEKVSRSIYNNFDPQVQESVMAKRIDAYLKKAESVAIGAEAPDFEGASPDGKVIRLNEVLGKVTLIDFWASWCGPCRRENPNVVSAYNKYHDKGFNILSVSLDRNGAEKAWKDAIIKDKMNWNHVSRLQYFGPLAKLYNVNAIPATFLLDENGIIIATNLRGQELHRKLEELLGES; translated from the coding sequence ATGAAGTATCTGATTGTCTTTTTAACCTTTATAGCTGTAAATCAATGTAATGAAAAAAGCAAAGAGACACATTTTATAGACGGTGATGCACCTGGAGTGACAAATGGTATGCGTGTTTATCTTAATGATCTGGATGAAAACGGGCGAACTATTGTTATAGATACCAGTATTGTGATGGAAGAAAAATTCTTTTTTGATAAAAAAGAAGAATTGAACAATGAAGAAATAAGATTTTTAACATTAGACGGTAGTCAAGGTAATTTTATATTATTGATTGAAAATGATCCTTTAAAAGTGAGAATTAAAAAAGACTCTCTTTTTGATAGTGATGTTGTAGGAAGTAAATCCAACGAAGATTTAAAAATATTTAAAAAACGTCAATCTACCTATGCCACTAACTCTAGAAAATACCGTGATGAAAGAGCTGCTGCTGTCAGAAGCGGTGATCAGGCTTTTGCAACAACCATTACTAATCAATGGTCTACTGCAGAGAAGGATTTCAAGGCTTATGCTATACAAATGGTAACTAGTCATCGTTCTAGCGTTATAGCTCCTATGATACTGGGAGAATTATTGAACAGCAAAATGCTGGATGAGAAAGTTTCTAGGAGCATCTATAATAATTTTGATCCACAGGTACAAGAATCTGTAATGGCAAAAAGAATAGATGCCTATCTCAAAAAGGCAGAGTCTGTTGCCATAGGAGCTGAAGCTCCAGATTTTGAGGGAGCTAGTCCCGATGGTAAAGTGATAAGACTAAATGAAGTGCTAGGAAAAGTTACTCTGATAGACTTTTGGGCCTCTTGGTGTGGACCATGCCGAAGAGAAAATCCAAATGTGGTGAGCGCTTACAACAAATACCATGATAAAGGTTTTAACATCCTGAGTGTTTCTTTAGACCGTAATGGCGCTGAAAAAGCATGGAAAGATGCTATCATAAAAGATAAAATGAACTGGAATCATGTTTCTAGGTTACAATATTTTGGACCACTTGCAAAGCTTTATAATGTAAATGCTATTCCAGCTACCTTTTTATTAGATGAGAACGGTATTATTATCGCAACAAACTTGCGTGGACAAGAGTTGCACCGCAAACTTGAAGAGTTACTAGGGGAATCTTAG
- a CDS encoding rhomboid family intramembrane serine protease, with protein sequence MYQLDIVTIVIIVANLIISFKGFKDYAFKSKYLFNIAGIQRGEQWRFFTSGFLHADQRHLFFNMLTLFFFSHVVVSKIGTVSYLIIYLVSLLAANFLSYLFHKSEYHYSALGASGAVSGIIYSAILLDPSMRIYFGIPGFVFGIGYLIYSFYGIKKLNDNIGHDAHFGGAVAGILVTLMYDFDLIYTNTITVVTLTVTIIVLFILLKFLRN encoded by the coding sequence ATGTACCAACTAGATATTGTCACTATAGTTATTATAGTGGCCAACTTGATTATAAGCTTTAAAGGATTTAAAGATTATGCGTTTAAAAGTAAATACCTTTTTAATATAGCCGGAATTCAACGCGGTGAACAATGGCGTTTTTTTACCAGCGGTTTTCTTCATGCAGATCAGCGACATTTATTCTTTAATATGCTGACACTGTTCTTTTTTTCTCATGTAGTTGTAAGTAAGATAGGGACTGTTAGTTATCTTATTATTTACTTGGTCAGCTTATTAGCAGCTAACTTTTTAAGCTACCTTTTTCATAAAAGCGAATACCATTACAGCGCTTTAGGAGCAAGTGGAGCTGTTTCAGGAATTATTTACAGTGCTATTTTATTAGATCCTTCCATGAGAATCTATTTTGGTATTCCAGGTTTTGTTTTTGGGATAGGCTATTTGATCTACTCTTTTTACGGCATCAAGAAACTTAATGATAACATAGGTCATGATGCCCATTTTGGTGGCGCAGTGGCTGGTATTTTGGTAACTTTAATGTATGATTTTGATTTGATTTACACCAATACCATAACTGTGGTGACCTTAACTGTCACCATAATAGTACTGTTTATACTACTGAAGTTTTTAAGGAATTAA
- a CDS encoding lysophospholipid acyltransferase family protein, producing MKAVAFYLIYPILWIISRLPFPIVYLISDFFYFITYYILGYRKEVIKSNIRIAFPKKNEKEITRLAKKSTQHFCDIFIEMIKSMGMSKKSMKKRFICTNPEMVNVLAKAKKPLIVMFGHQASYEWTMVLDDVLDYKVYAIYKPLKNKRLNDLIVNIRKKFNSELVAMREATAVMNKSVQTEAALFALVADQSPKAGRAQYFTNFFNVPSAVFKGAERIAKEHHTAVFFLRITKVKRGYYETEFVNITSNGGETKDWEITDTFFQLLEEQIIKQPEYYLWSHKRWKSTLENTKRAVELSPRVQQ from the coding sequence ATGAAGGCAGTCGCTTTTTATCTTATATATCCTATTCTTTGGATCATTTCACGTTTACCTTTTCCTATTGTTTATTTGATAAGTGATTTCTTTTATTTTATTACTTATTACATTCTCGGTTATCGCAAAGAGGTGATTAAAAGCAATATAAGAATTGCTTTCCCCAAAAAAAACGAAAAAGAAATTACGCGATTAGCTAAGAAAAGTACCCAACACTTTTGTGATATTTTTATCGAGATGATTAAGTCGATGGGGATGAGCAAGAAGTCGATGAAAAAAAGATTCATTTGTACGAATCCTGAAATGGTGAACGTTTTAGCAAAAGCTAAAAAGCCCCTCATCGTGATGTTCGGTCACCAGGCAAGTTATGAATGGACTATGGTCCTCGATGACGTTTTGGACTATAAAGTCTACGCTATCTATAAGCCTTTGAAAAACAAAAGGTTGAATGATTTAATCGTCAACATTAGAAAGAAATTCAATAGTGAACTGGTCGCTATGAGAGAAGCCACCGCCGTCATGAATAAATCTGTCCAAACTGAAGCTGCTTTATTTGCACTAGTAGCAGATCAGTCTCCTAAGGCTGGACGTGCTCAGTATTTTACCAACTTTTTTAATGTACCTAGTGCTGTCTTTAAAGGTGCAGAACGTATTGCCAAAGAGCACCATACAGCAGTTTTTTTTCTTAGAATCACTAAGGTAAAACGAGGCTATTACGAGACAGAATTTGTCAACATTACATCAAATGGTGGAGAAACAAAGGACTGGGAAATAACAGACACCTTCTTCCAACTGCTTGAAGAGCAAATCATCAAACAGCCAGAATATTATTTATGGTCTCATAAACGGTGGAAGTCTACTTTAGAAAACACTAAGCGTGCTGTTGAGCTATCTCCTCGAGTTCAGCAATAA